One Kitasatospora sp. NBC_01287 DNA window includes the following coding sequences:
- a CDS encoding LamG-like jellyroll fold domain-containing protein: protein MANSSALVDFPIDASHDVAYGLQGALPVTATASGDTLTYAGAQPSADVQYDALATGGKESLILHDASAPTVWTFPLQLTGVSVALDATGNAVFTDSSGQVRLTIPHGFMEDSAIDPKSDQGAMSDAVTYQLTVVNGVPALQMTLDSAWLHDPHRVFPVQVDPSTVSGVNVGQSTYVMSPFKANYSTQSVLKAGTYDGGGHVANSYLLFPVSSAVGKNYIQSVGLSLYDVWSYDCGQHEVDVSAISSTWNPSSINTYPGVSIGGRIGQGSFGAGTSCGSGSQWEKIDLGDSHSATGSQLVSSWAFGGDNLGLAVTSSSTDSNAWKQFASVNSSYPPYLYVTYADWAASSTVAGSYTQPTYNSTGSVQVTMTNLAANWWNSSSMQLKARVFDSNGNEQSVNAPLVGVSGLVQTGQSVTVNAVIPVLPKLGTQYSVCFDGYVNGTVSLHDSYGIPWQGCIGAVGQNTQPQIDSYTPLSGTVSGSLTPQLSAVGHDPDNYPGSGVNYDFQVYSADGRTKVADSGWQWGQSWSVPAGVLAWNTSYWWTVADGDQQLMSAWTSWSGISTQVQQPPITSHLGGAADDGQGHTFDPQVGNYTTTASDADVKSVGPALAVTRSYNSLDPRTGTLFGAGWTSVFDMRVQPDGDGSGSVVLTDASGRAERLGQDPRNASQYVPAAGEYETLTSVSGGFVLLLKSGMRYTFQTPVGSWYALTAIQDAEGHVQSLHYTGGLLDTVTDAASGRALHLSWTSGGRHVAKVITDPAAGGDASTALAWTYTYNGSNADELDQVCAPATGGNSAASCTTYSYTPGSHVRSATLDTNPSSYWRLGESSGTNAASEEIANQGNDVAQYVGGVSLGAPGAAVGSGATAASFDGSSSAVALPGGLLRNSYVSLGLWFKTTSPGVVAAYQNGPLSASPSEASPLLYVGTDGRLRGELYGPSIGLAPITSAGAVTDGAWHYALLTGSGGSQSLYLDGNAIGSVAGVINPLDQQNTYIGAGFTRGSPWPSVPAASGDGNSHFRGQIADVAVYDHTLGAPAVAAVYQAGAKASTELSALKLPSGKTKLAVSYDGVRDRATQVTDANGGTWKISQPSVSGSAQEYRGQVMGSTPQDYWRMSDQAGTQAANEIYSPRPTPNNGTYTGVTLGAAGPMTGSGGAASFDGSTSSVQLPSAMIPAQGPAGIALWFKTTGSGTLAGYQSTPLDAAQTPANASWNPALYVGSDGKLYGEFYCGGIPTPMVSASAVNDGKWHFAVLSADSGTSQSLYLDGQLSAGPLSGTIIPNGIHYLYLGAGNADQWPNAAATPFGHFTGQLADTAIFPHGLSAGTVSSLYTQATTQSAAQGVTPNTPSAYDTAITSNQPSGYWRLDDASGNQATELLSSAALAQNRGTQVNTTQGTAGPWASGTSTATTFNGTTSYLQLPPNAMPQAGANSTISLWFKTTAPGVLYSFQNYPLGNTSGGQSGAANRWNPALYVGSDNKLHGELWNGTPANTVSDTTVTDGQWHYAVLTANTTTQQLYLDGHTTGAPLTGTLTYNGNGYAYLGAGNVQGGWPNAPADTSGHLNGSLADFALYGYALDAGTIATQYQSATTASAGNGLDAASAFRTQVVQDSAFGYWRLNDPTGSWYAQDELGTALPDLTSGTYTSTTLGAPGPSGDPQEQAATFNGTNSLLQLPSNAAPTQGSASVELWFKTTTSGVLYSYQDTPMGGTPQANDPALYVGADGRLHGMFWSSPVTAMTSDRTVTDGQWHQAILTGDSTGQSIYLDGTQSASLTNAGPIIYNGAPYVYVGGGDVRGWNWPSTSAPYFSGQIAEVSYYPSRLTAAQAQGHYTAMRGAGGTIPVTTTTVTDPTGNALTYTYDTHTAKLVSYADASGNTTRYTYDTNGFLYSTTDPDGHTVTTGHDARGNTVSTTTCQNPSTCHTSYATYYLDGGNALNPMNDAMLTSSDARSNGPGDTTYTTTYTYNTAGQLTSTTLPATADFPKGRTTYTSYTTGSEAATGGSGTQPPGLPATVTNTLDTSAYGQAAGVPAAQESQNSYDAAGNLTRTVSPLGLTTTYTYDNLGRALSSAQACTNCGQGQTPTTTTTTYTWDGQGNPLTETDPATTDAVTGTVHTPRTTYTYDADGDKTAQTLADTTGADAPRTSTWAYYSTTDLLWQSTDPAGAKNTYTYDPYGNTATKTDPAGTNYQYSHSPQGWLQQTAIANYTGNPDNPLAAHWQVIDSRAYDPAGRLATDTDAMGRTTHTYYNDDNTVAEVDLDAFHNFNPTTAQFDGTTRNVVLQTNTYDAAGQLTRRITGGGSTTVANTYDQAGRATSTTVDPGGLNRITTSTYDATNSVLSSKLTDGTTTRETDNTYDTAGDLLTATVKNTPQNSTTTHTYDQRGLPLTTTSPNGNTTGATPANYTTSYFHDPAGQLAITDAPPTPTTVFNTTTGQPVTLPAAAAETRTGYNTFGEPAAVKDPDGNITTTTHTFDSTGEHLAVAANSYTTPDKATTFTSVTQVDYDAMGRPKTVTVDPSGLDRVSTTTYDQLGNPVQVTKPSIGGTTPTAQITYDLDGEPLSQTDPTGATTQATYDDLGREVTSTQIVRQPTAAAYTTTNTYDDAGDLTATLDPKGHQTTAHFDAAGERTSVTDALSDTTRYAYNLAGQLTRTTLPDGTATAFAFDQAGRTTATTHLDKDSSTVLSTSSGTYDADGNAITATDADGHTSTYTFDADDQLTQQVQPVTASSSITTSFGYDAAGNRTQYTHTRTAGGAPASVYYTFNSMGLPESTVEPPTAAYPNPADGTYTLSYDAAGEVVRDTQPGGVSESYGYDADGRKTSQSGAGAEATTATRTFGYDLDSRLTSATAGSDTNTYTYDDRGLVLGQAGAAGVSSFGYDALGNMTSRTDGAGAATFNYDADDRLAGLTDPLTGTQKTYQYDSASDLVSTSAGAGSATRTFGYDGLHRIVSDTLTNPGGAVEASIAYGYDPAGHTTSKTTAGTVGSGANSYSYDWAGRLTSWTGNSGTTSYSYDNDGNLTQSGPTTSTYDDRDRRVSSSGATFTYDARGALTATTRSAATTQVSFDAFDQQVTNGTSSYSYDALGRLAATGSATFSYDRTSDDATSDGTSSYERDPGGNLIALTTAAGPVLAYSDSHEDLVGTYTATGSTLASSTSFDPWGAVLAAAGSTSSIGYQDDWTDPGTKLLNTAARWYDPSAGSFTSRDTATLAPTTAAEADRYAYGAGHPLDAVDRSGHNDIEPQGGGFAGGLSPEGGDGPGAEGEAGEGPHGSFDGKAPSVEAGDHTYSSPDDGQSELEEANERALEAEREVEAERNLHENEIQEDQRIEDENEPEVEQQDTNADTTSDDTVSTTGDGTGDSGGDGRGGRGSTSGNTSRGSTTTTGRAQPARGTTQSRSGRFVDPAQAARTPSNTVRPMDNSTPTKAANNTITPQPGNTTSTPGDSPTNPLQIQADSNPAASASSTVQGTVDAAQTDSCGPDGEHVVLGVGEHSDALAGALRDAGDAGAHTFNDSNFGDIGEGGIPEWMHGVMRAAGSPDTRLSITLDGLPGATPEEAFQNAYIRGVGAGLKGAAQGGYGTAWEMSVVGRNAYFNSVDSDLGRSWSSIQFYWRGAPADVQEPNWAALRGLAGQ, encoded by the coding sequence ATGGCGAACTCCTCGGCGCTCGTGGACTTCCCGATCGACGCGAGCCACGATGTCGCCTACGGCCTTCAGGGCGCGCTGCCGGTGACCGCGACCGCGAGTGGCGACACGCTGACCTATGCGGGCGCTCAGCCTTCTGCCGACGTCCAGTACGACGCGCTTGCGACCGGCGGCAAGGAGTCGCTGATTCTGCACGACGCCTCGGCGCCGACCGTCTGGACCTTCCCGCTGCAGCTGACCGGCGTCAGCGTCGCGCTCGACGCGACCGGGAACGCGGTCTTCACCGACAGCTCGGGCCAGGTCCGGCTGACGATTCCGCATGGTTTCATGGAGGACTCCGCCATTGATCCGAAGTCGGATCAGGGGGCCATGTCCGATGCCGTGACGTATCAGCTGACCGTGGTCAACGGCGTCCCCGCGCTCCAGATGACCTTGGACAGCGCTTGGCTGCACGACCCGCACCGTGTCTTCCCGGTGCAGGTCGACCCCAGCACTGTCTCAGGCGTCAACGTCGGGCAGTCCACTTATGTGATGTCGCCCTTCAAGGCGAACTACTCGACGCAAAGCGTGCTGAAGGCGGGCACGTACGATGGCGGCGGACATGTGGCGAACAGCTACCTGCTCTTCCCCGTGTCCTCCGCGGTGGGCAAGAACTACATCCAGAGCGTCGGCCTGAGCCTGTACGACGTGTGGTCCTACGACTGCGGGCAGCACGAGGTCGATGTCTCGGCCATCAGCTCCACCTGGAACCCCTCCTCGATCAACACCTATCCGGGCGTCAGCATCGGTGGGCGGATCGGCCAGGGAAGCTTCGGTGCCGGCACGAGCTGCGGCAGCGGCAGCCAGTGGGAGAAGATCGATCTCGGCGACAGTCACTCCGCGACCGGGTCGCAGCTGGTGAGTTCCTGGGCGTTCGGCGGTGACAACCTGGGCCTCGCCGTGACCTCCAGCAGCACAGACAGCAACGCTTGGAAGCAGTTCGCCAGCGTCAACTCCAGCTACCCGCCCTACCTGTACGTCACCTACGCCGACTGGGCCGCCAGCTCCACGGTGGCGGGCAGCTACACGCAGCCGACCTACAACAGCACCGGCTCGGTTCAGGTCACGATGACGAACCTGGCAGCGAACTGGTGGAACTCCTCCAGCATGCAGTTGAAGGCACGGGTCTTCGACAGCAACGGCAACGAGCAGTCGGTGAACGCGCCACTCGTGGGCGTGTCGGGCCTGGTCCAGACGGGTCAGTCGGTCACGGTCAACGCGGTCATCCCGGTGCTGCCGAAACTCGGGACGCAGTACTCGGTGTGCTTCGACGGCTATGTGAACGGCACGGTGTCGCTGCACGACTCCTACGGAATTCCCTGGCAGGGCTGCATCGGGGCAGTCGGTCAGAACACGCAACCGCAGATCGACTCGTACACGCCGTTGAGTGGCACGGTGTCGGGGTCGTTGACGCCGCAGTTGTCGGCGGTGGGGCACGATCCCGACAACTATCCGGGGTCGGGGGTGAATTACGACTTCCAGGTGTATTCGGCCGATGGCCGTACGAAGGTGGCCGATTCCGGTTGGCAGTGGGGGCAGAGTTGGTCGGTGCCGGCGGGTGTGTTGGCGTGGAACACCAGTTACTGGTGGACCGTCGCGGACGGTGACCAGCAGTTGATGAGTGCGTGGACGAGTTGGTCGGGGATCTCGACGCAGGTGCAGCAGCCGCCGATCACCTCGCATCTGGGTGGTGCGGCGGATGACGGTCAGGGGCATACGTTCGATCCGCAGGTGGGGAACTACACGACGACGGCGTCGGATGCGGACGTGAAGTCGGTGGGTCCGGCGTTGGCGGTGACGCGGTCGTACAACTCGTTGGATCCGCGGACGGGCACGTTGTTCGGTGCGGGTTGGACGTCGGTGTTCGACATGCGGGTGCAGCCGGACGGTGACGGGTCGGGTTCGGTGGTGTTGACCGATGCGTCGGGGCGGGCCGAGCGGTTGGGGCAGGATCCGAGGAACGCCTCGCAGTACGTGCCGGCGGCGGGTGAGTACGAGACGCTGACGAGTGTGTCGGGCGGGTTCGTGCTGCTGCTGAAGAGCGGTATGCGGTACACGTTCCAGACGCCGGTCGGTTCCTGGTACGCGCTCACCGCGATCCAGGACGCCGAGGGGCATGTGCAGAGCCTGCACTACACCGGTGGCCTGCTGGACACGGTGACGGACGCTGCCTCGGGCCGGGCGCTGCACCTGAGCTGGACCTCGGGTGGCCGGCATGTGGCGAAGGTGATCACCGATCCGGCGGCCGGGGGCGATGCGAGCACCGCGTTGGCCTGGACCTACACCTACAACGGTTCGAACGCGGATGAGTTGGACCAGGTGTGCGCGCCGGCGACGGGCGGCAACTCGGCGGCTTCGTGCACGACGTACTCGTACACGCCGGGTTCGCACGTGCGCTCGGCGACGCTGGACACGAACCCCTCCTCGTATTGGCGCCTGGGTGAGTCCTCGGGGACGAACGCGGCCAGCGAGGAGATCGCCAACCAGGGCAACGACGTCGCGCAGTACGTGGGTGGTGTGTCGCTGGGTGCGCCGGGTGCGGCGGTGGGCTCGGGGGCGACGGCGGCCTCCTTCGACGGGTCGTCCTCGGCGGTGGCGCTGCCGGGCGGCCTGCTGCGCAACAGCTACGTGTCGTTGGGGTTGTGGTTCAAGACGACGTCGCCGGGTGTGGTGGCGGCCTATCAGAACGGCCCGTTGTCGGCGTCGCCCTCGGAGGCGAGTCCGCTGCTGTACGTGGGCACGGACGGGCGTCTTCGTGGTGAGCTGTACGGTCCCTCGATCGGCCTGGCTCCGATCACCTCGGCGGGGGCGGTGACCGATGGTGCCTGGCACTACGCGCTGCTGACGGGATCGGGCGGCAGCCAGAGCCTGTATCTGGACGGTAACGCGATCGGGTCGGTGGCCGGGGTGATCAACCCGCTGGACCAGCAGAACACCTACATCGGGGCCGGTTTCACCCGGGGCAGCCCGTGGCCCTCGGTGCCGGCGGCGAGCGGGGACGGGAACTCGCACTTCCGGGGCCAGATCGCCGATGTCGCCGTGTACGACCACACGCTGGGCGCGCCGGCGGTGGCCGCGGTCTACCAGGCCGGCGCCAAGGCCTCGACCGAGTTGAGCGCCTTGAAGCTGCCCAGCGGCAAGACGAAGCTGGCGGTCTCCTACGACGGGGTGCGGGACCGGGCCACGCAGGTCACCGACGCCAACGGCGGCACATGGAAGATCAGCCAGCCGTCGGTCAGTGGTTCGGCGCAGGAGTACCGCGGGCAGGTGATGGGCTCGACCCCGCAGGACTACTGGCGGATGTCGGACCAGGCGGGCACGCAGGCCGCCAACGAGATCTACAGCCCGCGGCCGACGCCGAACAACGGCACGTACACGGGTGTGACGCTGGGGGCGGCCGGTCCGATGACCGGCTCGGGCGGGGCGGCGTCCTTCGACGGGAGCACCTCGTCGGTGCAACTGCCCTCGGCGATGATCCCCGCCCAGGGGCCGGCGGGTATCGCGCTGTGGTTCAAGACCACCGGTAGCGGCACGTTGGCGGGCTACCAGAGCACGCCGCTGGACGCCGCGCAGACTCCGGCCAACGCGTCGTGGAACCCGGCGCTGTACGTGGGCTCGGACGGAAAGCTGTACGGCGAGTTCTACTGCGGCGGCATACCCACCCCGATGGTCAGCGCCTCGGCGGTCAACGACGGCAAGTGGCACTTCGCGGTCCTGTCCGCGGACTCCGGCACCTCGCAGAGCCTCTACCTGGACGGTCAACTGAGCGCCGGCCCGCTGTCGGGCACGATCATCCCCAACGGTATCCACTACCTGTACCTGGGCGCGGGCAATGCCGACCAGTGGCCCAATGCGGCAGCCACACCGTTCGGGCACTTCACCGGGCAACTCGCCGACACCGCGATCTTCCCTCACGGTCTGTCGGCCGGCACCGTCTCCTCCCTCTACACCCAGGCCACCACCCAGAGCGCGGCCCAGGGCGTCACCCCCAACACGCCCTCCGCCTACGACACCGCGATCACCTCCAACCAGCCCTCGGGGTACTGGCGCCTGGACGACGCGAGCGGCAACCAGGCCACCGAACTCCTCTCCTCCGCCGCCCTCGCGCAGAACCGCGGCACCCAGGTGAACACCACCCAGGGCACGGCCGGACCGTGGGCCTCGGGCACCTCCACCGCCACCACCTTCAACGGCACCACCTCCTACCTGCAGCTACCGCCCAACGCCATGCCGCAAGCGGGCGCCAACTCCACCATCTCCCTGTGGTTCAAAACCACCGCCCCCGGCGTCCTCTACAGCTTCCAGAACTACCCGCTCGGCAACACCAGCGGCGGCCAGAGCGGCGCCGCCAACCGCTGGAACCCCGCCCTGTACGTCGGCTCCGACAACAAGCTCCACGGCGAACTGTGGAACGGCACCCCCGCCAACACCGTCTCCGACACCACCGTCACCGACGGCCAGTGGCACTACGCCGTCCTGACCGCCAACACCACCACCCAGCAGCTCTACCTCGACGGCCACACCACCGGCGCCCCCCTCACCGGCACCCTCACCTACAACGGCAACGGCTACGCCTACCTGGGCGCCGGCAACGTCCAGGGCGGCTGGCCCAACGCGCCCGCCGACACCAGCGGCCACCTCAACGGCTCCCTGGCCGACTTCGCCCTCTACGGCTACGCGCTCGACGCCGGCACGATCGCCACGCAGTACCAGAGCGCGACCACCGCGAGCGCGGGCAACGGGCTGGACGCGGCGAGCGCCTTCCGCACCCAGGTCGTCCAGGACAGCGCCTTCGGCTACTGGCGCCTGAACGACCCGACGGGATCCTGGTACGCGCAGGACGAACTCGGCACCGCCCTGCCCGACCTGACCTCGGGCACCTACACCAGCACCACGCTGGGCGCCCCAGGTCCCTCCGGCGACCCGCAGGAGCAGGCGGCCACCTTCAACGGCACCAACTCGCTCCTGCAACTGCCCTCCAACGCCGCACCCACCCAGGGCTCGGCGTCCGTGGAGCTGTGGTTCAAGACCACCACCAGCGGCGTGCTCTACAGCTACCAGGACACCCCGATGGGTGGCACCCCGCAGGCCAACGACCCCGCCTTGTACGTGGGCGCCGACGGCCGCCTGCACGGCATGTTCTGGTCCTCCCCGGTCACCGCGATGACCTCCGACCGCACCGTCACCGACGGCCAGTGGCACCAGGCGATCCTGACCGGCGACAGCACCGGCCAGAGCATCTACCTCGACGGCACCCAGAGCGCCTCGCTGACCAACGCCGGACCGATCATCTACAACGGCGCACCCTACGTGTACGTGGGCGGCGGCGACGTGCGGGGCTGGAACTGGCCCAGCACCAGCGCCCCGTACTTCAGCGGACAGATCGCCGAGGTCTCCTACTACCCCTCGCGCCTGACCGCCGCCCAGGCCCAGGGCCACTACACGGCCATGCGCGGCGCAGGCGGCACCATCCCGGTGACCACCACCACCGTCACCGACCCCACCGGCAACGCCCTCACCTACACCTACGACACCCACACCGCCAAGCTCGTCTCCTACGCGGACGCCTCCGGGAACACCACCCGCTACACCTACGACACCAACGGGTTCCTCTACAGCACCACCGACCCCGACGGACACACTGTCACCACCGGCCACGACGCCCGCGGTAACACCGTCTCCACCACCACCTGCCAGAACCCCTCCACCTGCCACACCAGCTACGCCACGTACTACCTGGACGGCGGCAACGCGCTGAACCCGATGAACGACGCGATGCTGACCTCCAGCGACGCGCGCTCCAACGGGCCCGGTGACACCACCTACACCACGACATACACGTACAACACGGCCGGGCAGCTGACCTCCACGACCCTTCCGGCCACCGCCGACTTCCCCAAGGGCCGTACCACCTACACCAGTTACACCACCGGCAGCGAAGCGGCGACCGGCGGCAGCGGCACCCAGCCGCCAGGCCTGCCCGCCACCGTCACCAACACCCTGGACACCTCCGCCTACGGGCAGGCCGCCGGCGTCCCGGCCGCCCAGGAGAGCCAGAACTCCTACGACGCGGCCGGCAACCTCACCAGGACCGTCAGCCCACTGGGCCTGACCACCACCTACACGTACGACAACCTCGGCCGCGCGCTGTCCAGTGCCCAGGCGTGCACGAACTGTGGCCAGGGCCAGACCCCCACCACGACCACCACCACCTACACCTGGGACGGGCAGGGCAACCCGCTCACCGAGACCGACCCCGCCACCACCGACGCCGTCACCGGGACCGTCCACACCCCCCGCACCACCTACACCTACGACGCGGACGGCGACAAGACCGCCCAGACCCTCGCCGACACCACCGGCGCAGACGCGCCGCGCACCAGCACCTGGGCGTACTACAGCACCACCGACCTCCTGTGGCAGAGCACCGACCCCGCAGGCGCCAAGAACACCTACACCTACGACCCGTACGGCAACACCGCCACCAAAACCGACCCGGCCGGCACCAACTACCAGTACTCCCACTCCCCGCAGGGCTGGCTGCAGCAGACCGCCATCGCCAACTACACCGGCAACCCCGACAACCCCCTCGCCGCGCACTGGCAGGTCATCGATTCCCGCGCCTACGACCCGGCCGGCCGCCTGGCCACCGACACCGACGCGATGGGCCGCACCACCCACACCTACTACAACGACGACAACACGGTCGCCGAGGTCGACCTCGACGCCTTCCACAACTTCAACCCCACCACCGCCCAGTTCGACGGCACCACCCGCAACGTGGTCCTGCAGACCAACACCTACGACGCGGCCGGACAACTGACCCGACGCATCACCGGCGGCGGCAGCACCACCGTCGCCAACACCTACGACCAAGCAGGACGCGCCACCAGCACCACCGTCGACCCCGGCGGCCTCAACCGAATCACCACCAGTACCTACGACGCCACCAACTCCGTCCTGAGCAGCAAACTCACCGACGGCACCACCACCCGCGAAACCGACAACACCTACGACACCGCCGGCGACCTGCTCACCGCCACCGTCAAGAACACCCCGCAGAACTCCACCACCACCCACACCTACGACCAGCGCGGTCTGCCCCTGACCACCACCAGCCCCAACGGCAACACCACCGGCGCCACCCCGGCCAACTACACCACCAGCTACTTCCACGACCCGGCCGGCCAACTCGCCATCACCGACGCCCCACCCACCCCCACCACCGTCTTCAACACCACCACCGGCCAACCCGTCACCCTGCCCGCCGCGGCCGCCGAAACCCGCACCGGCTACAACACCTTCGGCGAACCCGCCGCCGTCAAGGACCCCGACGGCAACATCACCACCACCACCCACACCTTCGACAGCACCGGCGAACACCTCGCCGTCGCCGCGAACAGCTACACCACCCCGGACAAGGCGACAACCTTCACGTCCGTCACCCAGGTCGACTACGACGCCATGGGCCGGCCCAAGACCGTCACCGTCGACCCATCCGGCCTCGACCGCGTGTCGACCACGACCTATGACCAGCTCGGCAACCCCGTCCAGGTCACCAAGCCGTCGATCGGTGGCACCACGCCCACCGCGCAGATCACCTACGACCTCGACGGCGAGCCACTGTCCCAGACCGACCCGACCGGGGCGACCACCCAGGCCACCTACGACGACCTGGGTCGTGAAGTCACCTCCACGCAGATCGTGCGTCAGCCGACGGCCGCGGCGTACACCACCACGAACACCTACGACGACGCGGGGGATCTGACCGCTACCCTCGATCCGAAGGGCCATCAGACCACCGCGCACTTCGACGCGGCGGGCGAGCGCACCTCGGTAACGGACGCCCTCAGCGACACCACCCGGTATGCCTACAACCTCGCCGGCCAGCTGACCCGCACGACCCTGCCCGACGGCACCGCCACCGCCTTCGCGTTCGACCAGGCCGGACGCACCACCGCGACCACTCACCTGGACAAGGACAGCTCCACGGTGCTGTCCACCAGCAGCGGCACCTATGACGCGGACGGCAACGCGATCACCGCCACGGACGCGGACGGGCACACCAGCACCTACACCTTCGACGCGGACGACCAGCTGACTCAGCAGGTCCAGCCGGTCACCGCCAGCAGCTCGATCACCACGTCGTTCGGCTACGACGCCGCGGGCAACCGCACCCAGTACACCCACACGCGGACAGCGGGCGGTGCCCCGGCGAGTGTCTACTACACGTTCAACTCGATGGGCCTGCCCGAGTCGACGGTCGAACCGCCCACGGCGGCCTACCCCAATCCGGCCGACGGCACCTATACCTTGTCCTACGACGCGGCCGGGGAGGTGGTCAGGGACACCCAGCCCGGTGGGGTCAGCGAGAGCTACGGCTACGACGCCGACGGCCGCAAGACCTCGCAGAGCGGGGCCGGCGCCGAGGCCACGACCGCGACGCGCACGTTCGGCTACGACCTCGACAGTCGCCTGACCTCGGCCACCGCCGGCAGCGACACCAACACGTACACCTATGACGACCGAGGCCTGGTGCTCGGCCAGGCCGGTGCTGCCGGGGTGTCGAGCTTCGGGTACGACGCCCTCGGCAACATGACCTCGCGCACCGACGGCGCCGGGGCCGCGACCTTCAACTATGACGCTGACGATCGCCTCGCCGGACTCACCGATCCACTGACCGGTACTCAGAAGACCTACCAGTACGACAGCGCCAGTGACCTTGTCTCGACCTCCGCCGGAGCGGGTTCCGCCACCCGTACCTTCGGCTACGACGGGCTGCACCGGATCGTCAGCGACACGCTCACCAACCCGGGGGGCGCAGTTGAGGCGTCCATCGCGTACGGGTACGACCCGGCCGGGCACACGACCTCGAAGACCACTGCCGGAACCGTCGGGAGCGGAGCCAACTCCTACAGCTACGACTGGGCGGGCCGCCTGACCTCGTGGACCGGCAACTCGGGGACAACGAGCTACAGCTACGACAACGACGGAAACCTGACCCAATCCGGCCCGACCACGAGCACCTATGACGACCGGGACCGCCGGGTCAGTTCCAGCGGAGCGACCTTCACCTACGACGCTCGCGGAGCCTTGACCGCGACGACCAGGTCGGCAGCAACAACCCAGGTCAGTTTCGACGCGTTCGACCAACAAGTCACCAACGGCACCAGCAGCTACAGCTATGACGCGCTCGGCCGTCTGGCCGCGACGGGAAGCGCCACCTTCAGCTACGACCGCACCAGCGACGATGCCACCTCTGACGGGACGTCGAGCTACGAGCGCGACCCCGGCGGCAACCTGATCGCGTTGACGACCGCTGCGGGACCGGTCCTGGCCTACAGCGATTCCCACGAGGACCTGGTCGGTACCTACACCGCCACCGGCTCGACCCTCGCCAGTTCCACCAGCTTCGACCCCTGGGGCGCCGTTCTCGCCGCCGCCGGATCCACCTCCTCGATCGGCTACCAGGACGACTGGACCGACCCCGGCACCAAACTGCTCAACACTGCCGCACGCTGGTACGACCCCTCGGCGGGCTCGTTCACCAGTCGCGACACCGCCACCCTGGCTCCCACTACCGCGGCGGAGGCCGACCGGTACGCCTACGGCGCCGGGCACCCCCTCGACGCGGTGGACCGCTCCGGGCACAACGACATCGAACCCCAGGGCGGCGGCTTTGCGGGCGGCCTGTCACCCGAGGGAGGAGACGGCCCGGGAGCCGAAGGCGAAGCAGGAGAAGGCCCCCACGGCAGCTTCGACGGCAAGGCGCCCAGCGTCGAGGCCGGCGACCACACGTACTCCAGCCCGGATGACGGGCAGTCGGAGCTGGAGGAGGCGAACGAGAGGGCGCTCGAGGCGGAGCGCGAAGTCGAAGCCGAGCGGAATCTGCACGAGAACGAGATCCAGGAAGACCAGCGGATCGAGGACGAGAACGAGCCGGAGGTCGAGCAGCAGGACACGAACGCGGACACGACGTCCGACGACACGGTCAGTACCACTGGGGATGGCACTGGTGACAGCGGGGGTGACGGACGCGGCGGCAGAGGCTCAACGTCCGGCAACACTTCCCGGGGCTCCACGACCACTACGGGGAGGGCCCAGCCCGCCAGGGGCACCACGCAATCCCGCTCCGGGCGCTTCGTCGACCCGGCTCAGGCCGCTCGCACGCCCTCCAACACCGTCCGACCGATGGACAACAGCACGCCCACCAAGGCGGCCAACAACACCATCACGCCCCAGCCGGGCAACACCACCTCCACCCCCGGCGACTCGCCGACCAACCCGCTACAGATCCAGGCCGACTCCAACCCCGCGGCGAGTGCCTCAAGCACGGTGCAGGGGACCGTGGATGCCGCCCAGACGGACTCTTGTGGACCCGATGGCGAACATGTTGTCCTTGGCGTAGGAGAGCATTCGGACGCATTGGCCGGGGCCCTGCGAGATGCGGGTGACGCAGGAGCGCATACGTTCAACGACAGTAACTTTGGAGATATCGGGGAGGGTGGGATTCCGGAGTGGATGCACGGTGTGATGCGAGCTGCTGGAAGTCCGGACACCAGGCTGAGTATCACGCTTGATGGGCTCCCTGGCGCAACGCCAGAAGAGGCGTTCCAAAATGCCTATATCCGAGGGGTAGGAGCTGGATTGAAGGGTGCCGCACAGGGCGGATATGGCACGGCGTGGGAGATGAGTGTCGTTGGCCGAAACGCCTACTTTAATAGTGTGGATAGTGACCTCGGTAGGTCGTGGTCGTCTATTCAGTTCTATTGGAGAGGCGCGCCAGCCGATGTTCAAGAGCCCAACTGGGCGGCCCTGAGAGGTTTGGCAGGTCAGTAG